CAAAGCAAAATCGCCGCTGATATCCACCCCCCCGATGATCGCTTCCGGAAATATTATCAGGGCGCAATTCCTTTTCCGCGCCGCTTCAATATGCCGTTCTAACGTGCGTGATGCTTGAGACGGGTCTTTGATGACCGGTATTGCCGCTGCTGCCATGCGAATGGGCATCTTCTTGTTCCTCCACTTATTTCTTTAGATAGCTGAGATAATGGAATCATCACTAAGATTCAATTAAATCCTCTAATATAGAGTTAGTTTAATGTCAAGGAAATTGATGTACGTAATAGGTCACAGCTGTTTTGAACGTCATCACTGAAAATGCAAATCCAATCGTCAAAACTTCAAATAGCCAAATCAACTCATATTTAAGCCAAGGACATCAAGTAACAGTGACTATCCTCTCTGTGTTCTTTTCTTTAAAGTTTAGCACCATCAAGTCTGCAGGATGCGGGAGATTGTCCAAGCTCACAAGAATGTAGCTGCTCCCTGCTATCTTACTTGACGAAAATGCGTTAGCGTCATTAGTTTAAGTGGGTACAATTTGAGTTTTTTATTGACAGTTTACATGAGCATTGACAAAAATGGGGCAGACAATAATTGGACGCGATGAAGAGAAAATGACTATAAGAGTTATATAAACGGATATGAACCCCCTAAACGCCAATCCTATTTCTGGGAAGCTTGCTCACTTACAGGCAAGGGCTTTGAACGTTTGTTATCGGGCAGCTTCTATTGGATCCCGGTCAGGACAAGATTCCAGGCAAGATAGTGTTGTTTGTGTTTGCATGATGCGATATCCAAGTTTGAAGACCTGTCCAGAAACGACACTTCAATATTACTTATGCGCTTAATATCATCAAATGCTTCAGCAATGTTATCCAACTCTGCGCTTGGCGAATTACCCCCAATAACCGGTTTTGTTGAATCCCCTATCATTATGGAAAAGACATCCAATTGCTTGTCCCGGGACATAATGATGCTTTTTAGATCTGAGTGAACCTGATGAATATACTGCTATTCGGTTCTAGCTTTCCCAACAAACTGGAACCGCTAATGGGTATCTTTAACTACAAACTGCTTGAGAATTACCCTGCAGAACACAACTATAAGGTGGTTGCGCCAGTGCCCTTTGGGCTGGAATTCAAGTATCGTTACCATGGAGGAATCCATGCGCTGGATACTGTAATGATAGGCAACAAGCAGGTTGAAGTGTATCGTCCAAGATACTTGCTGCTGCCTAAGAGACTGCTGACGCCTTTGATTGGGTTTGTTGAATTTCTATTGTCTATCAAAACGATCAGAAGAATCCACCAAAAATGGCATATCAACTTGATACACGTGAACTTTGCCTATCCGGATGGTATAGCCGCGATGTGGATTTCCCGGGTATTGAAGATTAAGTATGTTTTGACGGAGCACAGAGGCTTGCTGGCCGAGACCCTGGACAACTTCTGGCTAAAGTCACAATTGAAGAAAGCTTATCGCTCTGCTGCTGCGGTAACAACCGTATCTGAATATAGCGCCAGTGTGTTATTGAAAAAAACCAATGTAAAAGCCACGTTAATACCAAATGGATTGGATTTTAGCCGCTTCCAGCCTCAGATTGGCAGAGAAAGACTGCAATATCTGGTCTGTGTAGCTAACCTCATTCCCACCAAAGGCATACAGTATCTGATAGAGGCCATCTCCCTGCTAAAGCTGCAAGGCTGGAGTTTCACGCTTGACATCATTGGGGAAGGCTCCTATCGCCCTCATTTGCAAAACATGATAGATCAGTCTGGATTGCAGGATAGCATAAAACTAAAAGGTATATACACACCAGAGCAACTTGAGCGGGAATTGCCAAGTTACGACGCGCTGGTCTTGCCCAGCCTGCGGGAAAGCTTTGGCATCGTGTTGATTGAGGCGATGGCTTGTGGACTGCCAGTGCTATCCACCAGATGCGGCGGACCGGAACAGATCGTCACTTCAGAAACAGGTTTACTGGTTGCGCCAGGTAGCTCTGAAGAGCTTGCCAAAGGGCTTAAGGAACTGGATGCCAAGTGGTCTTCCTACGACAGTGTTGCGATTCGCAGCTTGGCTGAATCCAAGTATTCAATTGATAGTGTGGTGAATAGCTACTTCACTATATATAAAAGTATTACACGGAACTAGAGATGTCTGTAAAAGTCTGCAACGTTAGTACAGTTCATCCACGGCATGACAACCGCATCTTTCACAAGCAGTGTATCAGCCTCAAAAAAAGGCACTTTGATGTGTTATTCTGTGTTGCGGATGGCAAGGGAGACAGCGTGGATGAAGGGATCAGCATCCGCGATATTGGCGCCTACCAAGGCCGTTTCCAACGCATGCTGAAGGCCCCTGTCAGGATGTTTAGGGAATTGCGTTCAATCAAGGCCGACATCTTTGTTTTCCATGATCCGGAGCTGCTACCCCTCGCTTTGGCCATGAAACTTGTTAGTAAAGCGCGGATTGTCTATGATTCCCATGAAAGCTACCGCGATTTATTCCTGCATAAAGAATATATAAAGCCGCAATACGCGAAGTTGTTATCCAAAGCCTTTGGGATATTGGAAGACTTTGTGGTCAAAAGACTGGATTTTGTTACCTCCGCGACAAAACACATCGATTCCCAGTTTGACTTGGGTAATCGCACTGCAGTTCTGTACAACTATCCCAAACTTGGCGAGTGGGATAACATGCCGGCCCGTGTTCAAGATTTTGCTTGTTCAGAAATCGTCTATATCGGCAATATCGTCGCGGAACGGGGTATCTCCCAACTCATGCAGGCAATTGAGCCACTTGATTGCCTGCTTCATCTTGCCGGAGATTACGAACCGGAATCTTACAGGAAAACGTTACAAGCTCTGCCCGGTTGGTCGAAGGTAAAGGAATATGGCTATGTTGACAGGACTAAAGTATTGCAGATCATCAGCAAATCCCTGGCTGGGTTAGTTTTGGTACAAAGACTCCCCAACTACATTGAGTCACTTTCCACAAAAATGTTTGAGTATATGGCTGGCGGCATTGCCGTGATTGCTCCCGATTTTCCCATCTATAAAACAATAATTGAGCAAAATGAATGCGGCATCTGCGTGGATCCTGCAAATGTAGATCAGATACGCGCCGCAATAGCATACTTGATCGCAAACCCTGGCGAAGCCCGCAAAATGGGGGAAAACGGCATGCGTCTGACCAAAGAAGTCTATAATTGGGAATCTCAGGAAAACTTACTGGAAGCTGTCTACACCGGATTAGCAAAACAAGGATTGAACGAACAGCCCTGACGCTGTCTTCAAGCTCCTCTTTTGCCTGGCAATTTCTACCTTGCGGACCATTTTCTTGGCTCACTTTAAAACCGATTGGGTAGTCCAGTAGACCAAATCTTTTTGACTCTCTTCCAAGTTTATGTAGAATAAGGTGAACTCACCCCAATAGCAGCTCGAGAACACTTATTCAACGGTCTTTGAGGGATAAGCCACCGGACGTACTGTTGGTGATATTGAAACAACCATTTCCTTCGATGGATAGTGTTCCTTTGAATTCACAATCTGCTTCCGAAATATTCACGGAAGCACTGTCTTCAATACAGAAGTGAACTCCATCGCCAAAAGTAATTGCTCCTGCCAGATTCAAAACAGTCCCGCTGAGTAACGTAATATGAGTACCCGGCGTGAAAATGAGCGTGGATTTGGGTTGATTTTGCACAACACTGGATTGGGTGAGTGTTATCTCCCCTGCGAGAACAGACTTCTGGGGCAGGGAGATATCCTCAGTAACAATACTGGGCAAAGTCCCGCACATTTGTAAGAATTTCCCCTCACCTGGGCCAAGCTGTACCGTTCTATCCCAACCTTCTTCAAAATACAGGCTATCGCTTGCAACATCATATAGAGCCACATATTCCCCAAATTGAGCAGTCGCGGATTCACTTATCGATACCATGACTTTCTGAGGATTGAAGGCTGGAAAGCAGGCATCGTAATTACCAATGCTAATATCTTCGGGATCGCCCAGGCCATTGGAATTGAAGTAATTCGCTCTCCGGTTAACAAGCATGATGGAGGGATTGTTATCACTATCCAGGAAATATCCCGCTTGAACATAACAACCATAAGGACCTGAAAGGGTCGGGGTCGCATTTGCTATCCCTGTAATGTGCAGAGAAGAAGTTTCGACGTCTGGGACAGCAGAGAACTGCATAATCGTGTTTGCCCCCTTCCATTCGAGCTTTGTAATTATCGGTCCGTATTGTTGAATTTTCTTATTTGCTTTTTGAATAGCGTTAAAGGTCGGAGGATTAATCTCGGGAGAGCCCAGATTTACAGATACAAGAGCTCCATATTCATCTGAGGTCAGTTTGGGGTGGCCGACATAACCGAATAATCTATAATTGAATATCCCATCAGCACCATAGCACAGAGGCAGATACTGCATCATCTCCTGTGTTTGCGGGGGAGGCAGGATGTATTGCTTCCAACTACCATTTCTCCAATGACCCATGGCTTGCACACAGGCATAGAACTCCCCTCCGTCCACCGAGTCGGAGTGCATCTTGGCATCTCGATATTTATCCAGCACAAAATCATCAAGAATGTTCTGGATGTGATTCTCATCAGAAGTGCTTTCGTTCCAGAGTATTTCCGGAGTGATCGGATATGGATTTACCATCAGATACTTTGGATTAGCCACATTGATAAAAGCTTCCACATTGTTGTAATACTTTGTCTCATTGGGAATATTGGGATCTATACCAATAGGAAACCGGCGGAAGCCTCTCACATTTACAGCAGTGAACTGCTTTTCCGGCCGGCCGGAGAGCTGAGGGGAAGTTTCTAATTTTTGATATGACCGGAACTGAGGCTGATAGGGCTCATCAAAAGTGAACATATGGGAGATGTATTCAGGAGAGCCGTTTTGCTGATAAATACTTTGCAGATATGACATACGGCTGGCAATCGCGGCCTCATACACGCCGGGATTGGATTCTATGTTCTTATAGAACTGGTCTCTGATCTCAATGAAATCAAGGGAAAGATCACAATTTCCAAGCCAATATACCCTCGGATTGATATTCACCAGTCTGTAACTCCAAGCTGAGTTATCCGCAAGCAGTTTTTTGGAAAAGAGTTCGGCATAGCTAACTTCCACATCCAGATATCGATAGCCGCTGTAATCGGGATGAGCCGGAAGGCTTTCATACGCCGATCTGGTGAGATTGTATTCTTTACCGATTACGGAATTCCCAACAATCAATTTAAGGGAATCAGGACTGACAGCGTGACCTCCTCCGGCATAAGGATATCCCACAATCGAGAAAACCAGGATACCATCATTATCAGCCAGGGAATCAATGCCTTCAAGCTTGAATGAGTATCGGATGTACAGCTTGTCGGAAGAACTGGGTGTCTCCAGAGGATTGATCTTTTTCAAGATAAACTCCTGCCCTATTCTGATATCCAAAGAATCGCCGCCCGATACTGAAGGTCTTCCCTTCCAGCGATATCTCAAATCACCGTACGCGAATCCAGCCCGGTCTTGGCCAGCTTCGCATCGCCAGACAAAGCCATAGGATGAATCATCGTCATCATCAGGGACGCCAACCCTTTGTTGTATTGCCAATGACTTAAAACCATTTACATCCCTGACCATATACCTGGTTTCCCTTGACCCGTACCAATAGTTGCTTGCGCTTCCGTCACCCGGTTTGATTTCTGCCCAATCGCTAAACTCAGCTTCGAATTTCATATAGCTACCGGTAGTATATGCATAGCTTGAGCCGGTCTCTCTGGGGCTGTATGTTTTATCCATTATGGCAGCATTTAGGCCATGCGTTCGCATTGAGCTGAAAACTCCTGCGAGATCGGAGCTTACCGGGCCGTCAATAGCAGGATAGGTTGTGGGAAACAACTCTATCAAGCTGGTATTGTATCCGAGCTGTTCTATGTAGGAGTTGAAGGCCTCTCTGTTGTTGTAAGCCCACTCTTTGTTCCCCATAAAAGAGAAAGTGCCCAAAGGATAGTCGGTAGAGAATAAAACAGAGCTTAGTAATAAGCATACTATAGCCAACACAGTCAACTTTTTCATCTGTTTCTCCCGGTCATTAATAGATTAATAGCTTCGTGCTGCCCAGCCTTTCTGACCTATGCTTTGCAAGGATGAAGTAAATGCCGGTAGCGATTCCCTCACAATCTATCTGATAATCCCCACTGCCAGGATTGTCTGCAGCAATATCCCAAGTCTTGATCTTCTGCCCTTTGAGATTGAACATCTCCACTGTGATTCTCTCATGTCTGCTGATTCCGGAACTGATTAACTTAAGGGTAGTTAAAGGCTCATTCCTAGGGATGGGGTTAGGATATAATCTGATGCTGTTTGTGATATCTGGGGCAAGCTCATCATTATTGCTTACTGTCGTATCTATCAATGAAGCATTCCCTGAGTAAATATAAACTTTGCCAGGTGTAACATCGTGGCCGCTACCTTCGTCCCAAAAGAAAGGAGCAGATACTGCTATATCAGAGAGCCCATCGCCGTTGAAGTCGCCGGTAGCTTTTGAATAACCGAAATTGTCAGCAACCTGTGGGTGCACTAATCGAAGGTCATATGTTCCGTTAACATTCTGCCCGCCCAACCAGATAACCACATCACCATCAAAATAGCTCCAGCGATGATCTGAAGCCACAATATCATCATAGCCATCGCCATTGAAGTCGCCATAGACCATGCGTAAACCTTTATTGTAATTATAACCCCAAGAGATTTCCGGAGTTGTTAAAGTAATGCTTGGTAGCGAGGATAGATTATCCGCTCCCAGATGAACATTCAAGCCGTAGCTACTAAAATCATCATAGCCATCGCCATTGATGTCACCTAGCGCTGAGGCTCTAGCGTTTGTGCCATATATGGATTCGTTTAGAACCAAGGTATCTGCCTGGGGAAAGCTCTGGCTACCAAAATAAACCAGCTTCTTAGAATAATTGTCCCGATTAACAGGAATATTCAGGTGACAGTCATCAAATCCATCTCCATTCACATCGCCTATTCCCATTAAGCAAGGATATGACCAGTCCGTTGTGCGGAGCAGATAGGGTGAGCCGAAGATGTCATCCCAAATATAAAGATAGTATGTGCTACGTTTGGAGTGAAATAAGCTGTACATTATCGACAGATCATCTTTCCCGTCAGAATTTATGTCACCTAGTGCAAAAACAGTAAAACTCACTCCTCCCGGAGCAGACCAGATAATGTCAGGCGTAGCTACAGGATTTGCTCTGCCGAGATAAACACCAAGATAACAATCTATATTGGGATTGTAAGTTGTGCCGTGGGCCCAAACCAGCAGGTCATCAAAGCCATCATCATTCAAATCTCCTGCATTAATGAGTGCGGGTGCATTTCCAAACTGTGGTGTATAAGTTCCTTCGATCACGAAATCCGGTATATTATCGAAACCGGGACCACCCCAATAGAAGTAGAGCTTGCCATACCTGATATTCTCGTTGTATACACCGGTGGGATTCCAGTGAGAGGAAGCTACCACCAGATCATCATAACCATCGCCATTGTAGTCCAGGCTCACTACCGTTCTGCCAAAATAGCTGCCAATAAACTCGCCGTATAGTGTGGTCATCAGATCCATGTGGTTCTGGGCGGAAAGACACACTATTCCTAGCGTGAGTGTGATAAACAGCAAAGACCTTTTTTTCATCTTCGTCTCCTTATTCCCTGGAGTTAAGAAACCTTGTAATAAACAATCCTTATTACGCGCGCGGTGGTCTTAAGTCCGCGTGATGTGACTGCTGCGCTTGATACTCGCTCAAACTCATTCTGATTCATGTCCATTTTGCTGTCAAGCTCAAAATCAAACAAAACAGCTCTCTTGAAACCGGGTGGGTAAAGTTCTCCGGGCTGTTTTATGGCTGGGCGCCCGCAACCACTTGATCTGAAAGAGTGCCATAACTGCCTGCCCACTGCCATGTCCTGCCAGCCACACCCTTAGCGCTCGCTTCCATTCCTCTCCCACGCCCCTCGAACAATTCTCGCATCAAATGCGGGCATTGTGCGGGAGGCGGGTTCGGGGCACGGGAAAGGGCCTTAACGGCCAGACAGCACTGCTTCATCTAACCACGGAATCCCCGGCCAATTCTAACCACCGCTTATCGTATGCCACCTCAAGGTGTTACCGGCCCGGTTTGAAAGCAAGCCATAAAAAAAGAGGGAGCGCTCAGGCTCCCTCGTGTGCGATGTTGTAACTAAGGTTGAAGGCTCGCCGCGCCTGCCCCCGTGGGGCGGCGCGATTTCTCCTATCTGATGATGGTTATCTTTCTGGTTTGCCTCAATTCACCTGCTTGCAGGCGGAGGTAATAAATCCCGCTGGCCACGGCAGTTCCGAAGTCGTCGGTGCCGTTCCAGACAAGGTCATGGCTGCCTTTGGCAAATTCACCGGCGGCGAGGCAGCGCACTTTCTGGCCTCGCAGATTGTAAATATCGAGCCTGGCAGGGCCTTTGGCGGCAGTCTTAAAACTGATGTTGCAGCTGGCTTGGAAAGGGTTTGGCCAGATTGTGGAGATCCCAGCATCCAATTCCGGAACGGCGGGATCGTCAGCGGCTGAAGATTCGAGATTGAAGCAAGCCGCGATATCGGCCATCCATTCCGCCCGGTCTGTGGGGTCGGTGAGTTGAGAAAAGTCAAAACTGAAGTAGAACGCGCGGTAAATTGGCAGCTCCAAAGCTGTGGCGCAAACTCCGTTTTGCAGATACGCATGGCCGTTCACAGGACCATCCTCAAAGGTGAAGGCGGCAACCGCTCCGACATCCGGATACTGAACCTGGTCAGCATAGATATCCGGGCATTCATCATAAAAGAAGATGCAGTCCGGAGTGTTGGCATAAACGTTGTATTCGGTGTTGGGTGTGCAGATGGGAGAATCAACCCGGCGCAGGATGGTCCCGTGCTCATAA
This genomic window from Candidatus Cloacimonadota bacterium contains:
- a CDS encoding glycosyltransferase family 4 protein, with product MNILLFGSSFPNKLEPLMGIFNYKLLENYPAEHNYKVVAPVPFGLEFKYRYHGGIHALDTVMIGNKQVEVYRPRYLLLPKRLLTPLIGFVEFLLSIKTIRRIHQKWHINLIHVNFAYPDGIAAMWISRVLKIKYVLTEHRGLLAETLDNFWLKSQLKKAYRSAAAVTTVSEYSASVLLKKTNVKATLIPNGLDFSRFQPQIGRERLQYLVCVANLIPTKGIQYLIEAISLLKLQGWSFTLDIIGEGSYRPHLQNMIDQSGLQDSIKLKGIYTPEQLERELPSYDALVLPSLRESFGIVLIEAMACGLPVLSTRCGGPEQIVTSETGLLVAPGSSEELAKGLKELDAKWSSYDSVAIRSLAESKYSIDSVVNSYFTIYKSITRN
- a CDS encoding glycosyltransferase family 4 protein, translated to MDEGISIRDIGAYQGRFQRMLKAPVRMFRELRSIKADIFVFHDPELLPLALAMKLVSKARIVYDSHESYRDLFLHKEYIKPQYAKLLSKAFGILEDFVVKRLDFVTSATKHIDSQFDLGNRTAVLYNYPKLGEWDNMPARVQDFACSEIVYIGNIVAERGISQLMQAIEPLDCLLHLAGDYEPESYRKTLQALPGWSKVKEYGYVDRTKVLQIISKSLAGLVLVQRLPNYIESLSTKMFEYMAGGIAVIAPDFPIYKTIIEQNECGICVDPANVDQIRAAIAYLIANPGEARKMGENGMRLTKEVYNWESQENLLEAVYTGLAKQGLNEQP